DNA sequence from the Cellulophaga sp. HaHaR_3_176 genome:
AAACATGGGAAGGCGAAATTAGCCAAGGTATATCTGGCGCACAAATATTTTCTTTTTCGGTACTTGATAAAGATGAAGAGGTAATTAAACTACTACAAGAATACCAAGGGCAATATGTTAAGATGTCATATATTGAGCGCTATAGAACATTTTTATGGTTAGGTGACACTAAATATTTTGTTACAAGTGTTGAAAAAGAAAAATCACCCGGATACAGAAACTAATTATGGAAAAATTTAAAACATC
Encoded proteins:
- a CDS encoding 6-phosphogluconate dehydrogenase codes for the protein MKKIIALIVVGLIAVFAAYYAFVYFVPYSEGIRSGELIKISYKGVAIKTWEGEISQGISGAQIFSFSVLDKDEEVIKLLQEYQGQYVKMSYIERYRTFLWLGDTKYFVTSVEKEKSPGYRN